The following proteins are encoded in a genomic region of Neospora caninum Liverpool complete genome, chromosome XI:
- a CDS encoding WD-40 repeat protein, related — MRIHLSSDEVNLLVHRYLLENGFLHSAFAFSAEAAIPKNPFHVTHAEKLPPNALVTLLQKALLFIYIEYHTEDETGRAIPCEEAFSFFKRHECWTRREGSEDLAASAASGLLATLAAEGAGTPRNAPAAASPSHLAKSGSEPGPESAGNELDFLPGSLLADDERAERTAERPSALRGKRATGTSVAASAWNRGGGGGPRGKKRARIQYRGATAGDGPGSGELPDALTGSVQNAGGLVEEEDRKESPHEGDGGTLSGRREDEEESEDAPPVARNETGEDTIFEGPPAHACEEKVALKNFIRLLPGQDGDAGALSEWSPADPCLIVTNFAAGSPWLYRLPLNIVGPGVLAPYRELDGPRVAGALNPGSSAHWKRDGELVATGYESGDVRVWRPLDSPFVASLSVSSTSVICTAFSCEGTYLAAACADGTVVVWKLCRDEAAETREKGGLEVGSKSETNEATSGPKASEGSRREEGRDAESGNDVSFVRVHAYRHRGGVIDLDWTRDCVIASGSVDGCIVVTDFQEGVCHCLSLGDVSPSGGTPRTVTTAVPFANSTERRAEKGGTGGSAPSPKGRRDEKREGQDAEDARDSGEALAVFPEKPAPAELEAKKEDRKGDAQKETLDASGSEAEVASLRWNADGTFLAIVDSSPVVKLWRLDVPQAPLIELAAHAEPVIKAEWRDGGRDDDQHFLVTVAMDRQLLLWDLEKSKDEPAKNIVYNYPPTSLRISGDGSRLAVGTYDSMVHIYALPSLTEVASLIDPHMVIPHITWRSTHDSIAYNVFNMNRTIVAKAEKPGAGKLEASA; from the exons ATGCGTATCCATCTGTCCTCGGACGAAGTGAATCTGCTGGTTCACCGGTACCTGCTTGAGAATGGGTTTCTGCACTCCGCctttgccttctcggcggaggcggcgatcCCGAAGAATCCGTTCCACGTGACGCATGCGGAGAAGCTGCCTCCGAACGCCCTCGTCACGCTTCTCCAAAAGgccctcctcttcatctaCATCGAGTACCACACGGAAGATGAGACGGGACGAGCGATTCCCTGCGAGGAggcgttctccttcttcaagCGCCACGAGTGCTGGACCCGGCGCGAAGGCTCCGAAGATCTTGCGGCCTCAGCTGCGTCGGGTCTCCTGGCGACTCTCGCCGCCGAGGGCGCAGGCACGCCGCGGAACGCGCCGgcagcggcctcgccgtctcaCCTCGCGAAAAGCGGGTCGGAGCCTGGCCCAGAGAGTGCAGGAAACGAACTCGACTTCTTGCCAGGGAGTCTCCTGGCAGACGACgagcgcgcagagagaaccgcGGAAAGGCCCTCGGCGCTCCgtgggaaacgcgcgacggGCACCAGCGTTGCCGCCAGCGCCTGGaacagaggaggaggaggaggaccGCGGGGCAAAAAACGCGCT CGCATCCAGTACCGAGGGGCGACTGCGGGCGACGGTCCAGGTTCTGGCGAGCTTCCCGACGCACTCACGGGGTCTGTGCAGAACGCCGGCGGCCttgtggaggaagaggatcGCAAAGAGTCGCCgcacgaaggcgacggaggaaCGTTGTCTGGGcgacgcgaagacgaagaagagagcgaagacgcgcctccCGTCGCCCGCAACGAGACTGGGGAAGACACCATCTTCGAAGGACCcccagcgcatgcatgcgaagaaaaagTCGCTTTGAAAAACTTCATTCGGCTGCTGCCCGGtcaagacggagacgcaggcgcgctgTCCGAATGGAGTCCGGCAGACCCGTGCCTCATCGTCACAAA CTTTGCAGCGGGCAGCCCGTGGCTGTATCGCCTTCCTCTGAACATCGTTGGCCCCGGAGTCCTTGCGCCTTACCGCGAACTTGATGGGCCCCGCGTCGCCGGTGCGCTCAATCCCGGCTCTTCTGCTCACTGGAAG AGAGATGGCGAGTTGGTGGCGACGGGGTACGAGTCTGGAGACGTGCGCGTGTGGAGGCCGTTGGACAGCCCGTTCgttgcgtcgctctcggtgAGTTCCACGTCGGTGATTTGCACGGCCTTTTCGTGCGAGGGAACTTACCTCGCGGCAGCCTGTGCAGATGGAACCGTCGTGGTTTGGAAGCTttgcagagacgaggcagccgagaccagggagaaaggcgggcTTGAGGTCGGGAGCAAGAGCGAGACAAACGAGGCGACTTCGGGTCCGAAAGCTTCCGAGGGTTcgcggcgcgaagaaggccgagacgcGGAGTCAGGAAACGacgtctccttcgtcagGGTGCATGCGTACCGCCACAGAG GGGGAGTCATCGATCTCGACTGGACGCGCGACTGTGTCATTGCGAGTGGATCGGTCGATGGCTGTATCGTCGTCACCGATTTCCAAGAAGGCGTGTgtcactgtctctctctcggcgacgTTTCTCCGTCTGGCGGGACGCCTCGGACCGTGACAACTGCCGTCCCCTTCGCGAACTCGACAgagcgaagagcggagaaaggGGGGACTGGAGGCagcgcgccgtctcccaaGGGTAGGCgcgacgagaagcgagaaggccaagacgcggaagatgcgcgagacagcggggagGCGCTCGCGGTGTTTCCGGAGAAGCCTGCGCCTGCTGAGCTCGAAGcaaagaaagaggacagaaagggagacgcacagaaagagactcTCGACGCAAGTGGAAGCGAGGCCGAAGTCGCCTCGCTGCGCTGGAACGCAGACGGAACCTTCTTGGCCATCGTTGACTCGTCCCCCGTCGTTAAG CTGTGGCGGTTGGACGTGCCGCAAGCGCCGCTCATTGAGTTGGCTGCGCACGCCGAGCCCGTCATCAAGGCGGAATGGCGCGATGGAGGCCGGGACGATGATCAGCACTTCCTAGTCAC AGTCGCCATGGATCGCCAGTTGCTTCTCTGGGACTTGGAGAAATCTAAGGACGAACCTGCGAAGAACATTGTGTACAA CTACCCGCCAACGTCGCTGCGAATcagcggagacggcagcCGCCTGGCTGTGGGGACCTACGACAGCATGGTCCACATTTACGCCTTGCCGTCTTTGACAGAAGTCGCATCTCTCATCGACCCTCACATGGTCATTCCTCACAT CACGTGGCGCAGCACGCACGATAGCATTGCGTACAACGTCTTCAATATGAACCGGACGATTGTGGCCAAAGCTGAGAAGCCTGGCGCTGGAAAGTTGGAAGCGTCTGCGTAG
- a CDS encoding Plus agglutinin, related gives MAHRAFLVGAAIFSALPFYSTGLNSSDPAPYEDTFDVLLRTDPTVTPESHSEGDGPVNGPEVDAPLQASGTAPANFSFRGSDTTTKERGKTGQQGSEQNVDEISSDSSQEDASPIDEDLALQTLNDLFTKLATGSSSPYDLASQLLREGDETPQGENSPPEEPTPVPQDEPTPVPQDEVAPVTEVRRLKATEVAPGEEADPDQEKLSYPTLDEVQQTLGESGEDDQIPVPQALVLPPFDETPQGENSPPEEPTPVPQNEPTPVPQDEVAPVTEVRRLKATEVAPGEEADPDQEKLSYPTLEEVQQTLGESGEDDQIPVPQALVLPPFDETPQGGNSPPEEPTPVPQDEPTPVPQDEVAPVTEVRRLKATEVAPGEEANPDQEKLSYPTLEEVQQTLGESGEDDQIPVPQALVLPPFDETPQGENSPPEEPTPVPQDEPTPVPQDEVAPVTEVRRLKATEVAPGEEANPDQEKLSYPTLEEVQQTLGESGEDDQIPVPQALVLPPFDETPQGENSQPEEPTPVPQDEPTPVPQDEVAPVTEVGTLKATEVAPGEEADPDQEKLSYPTLDEVQQTLGESGEDDQIPVPQALVLPPFDETPQGGNSPPEEPTPVPQDEPTPVPQDEPTPVPQDEVAPVTEVGTLKATEVAPGEEADPDQEKLSYPTLDEVQQTLGESGEDDQIPVPQALVLPPFDETPQGGNSPPEEPTPVPQDEPTPVPQDEVAPVTEVGTLKATEVAPGEEADPDQEKLSYPTLDEVQQTLGESGEDDQIPVPQALVLPPFDETPQGENSPPEEPTPVPQDEVAPVTEVRRLKATEVAPGEEADPDQEKLSYPTLDEVQQTLGESGEDDQIPVPQALVLPPFDETPQGENSPPEEPTPVPQDEPTPVPQDEVAPVTEVRRLKATEVAPGEEADPDQEKLSYPTLDEVQQTLGESGEDDQIPVPQALVLPPFDETPQGENSQPEEPTPVPQDEVAPVTEVRRLKATEVAPGEEADPDQEKLSYPTLDEVQQTLGESGEDDQIPVPQALVLPPFDETPQGGNSPPEEPTPVPQDEPTPVPQDEVAPVTEVRRLKATEVAPGEEADPDQEKLSYPTLEEVQQTLGESGEDDQIPVPQALASASLDETPEAEDASPEDGASEDSSREEPTEGEDGFNPLWWL, from the coding sequence ATGGCGCACCGAGCCTTTCTCGTCGGCGCGGCGATCTTTTCCGCCCTCCCGTTTTACTCAACTGGTCTCAACTCTTCAGACCCCGCGCCGTACGAGGACACATTTGATGTCCTGTTGCGCACGGACCCAACTGTTACGCCGGAATCACACtccgaaggagacggacCTGTGAACGGACCGGAGGTCGACGCACCTCTCCAAGCTTCCGGAACAGCGCCCGCAAACTTTTCTTTCCGAGGCTCAGACACCACAacaaaagaaagagggaaaaccgGCCAGCAAGGCAGCGAACAGAACGTAGATGAGATTTCCTCAGACAGTTCCCAGGAGGACGCGTCTCCAATTGACGAAGACCTTGCGCTACAAACCCTCAACGATCTCTTCACCAAGCTCGCCACAGGTTCCTCCTCCCCATACGATCTAGCCTCACAGCTTTTGCGCGAAGGTGATGAGACCCCCCAGGGTGAGAACTCCCCGCCAGAGGAGCCGACCCCAGTCCCACAAGACGAGCCGACCCCAGTCCCACAAGACGAGGTTGCCCCGGTCACCGAGGTGCGGAGATTGAAGGCTACAGAAGTAGcgccaggagaggaggcggaccCTGACCAGGAGAAGCTGTCTTACCCCACACTTGATGAGGTTCAGCAGACCCTTGGCGAGTCCGGCGAAGACGATCAGATCCCGGTCCCTCAGGCGTTGGTTTTGCCTCCTTTCGATGAGACCCCCCAGGGTGAGAACTCCCCGCCAGAGGAGCCGACCCCAGTCCCACAAAACGAGCCGACCCCAGTCCCACAAGACGAGGTTGCCCCGGTCACCGAGGTGCGGAGATTGAAGGCTACAGAAGTAGcgccaggagaggaggcggaccCTGACCAGGAGAAGCTGTCTTACCCCACACTTGAGGAGGTTCAGCAGACCCTTGGCGAGTCCGGCGAAGACGATCAGATCCCGGTCCCTCAGGCGTTGGTTTTGCCTCCTTTCGATGAGACCCCCCAGGGTGGGAACTCCCCGCCAGAGGAGCCGACCCCAGTCCCACAAGACGAGCCGACCCCAGTCCCACAAGACGAGGTTGCCCCGGTCACCGAGGTGCGGAGATTGAAGGCTACAGAAGTAGcgccaggagaggaggcgaacccTGACCAGGAGAAGCTGTCTTACCCCACACTTGAGGAGGTTCAGCAGACCCTTGGCGAGTCCGGCGAAGACGATCAGATCCCGGTCCCTCAGGCGTTGGTTTTGCCTCCTTTCGATGAGACCCCCCAGGGTGAGAACTCCCCGCCAGAGGAGCCGACCCCAGTCCCACAAGACGAGCCGACCCCAGTCCCACAAGACGAGGTTGCCCCGGTCACCGAGGTGCGGAGATTGAAGGCTACAGAAGTAGcgccaggagaggaggcgaacccTGACCAGGAGAAGCTGTCTTACCCCACACTTGAGGAGGTTCAGCAGACCCTTGGCGAGTCCGGCGAAGACGATCAGATCCCGGTCCCTCAGGCGTTGGTTTTGCCTCCTTTCGATGAGACCCCCCAGGGTGAGAACTCCCAGCCAGAGGAGCCGACCCCAGTCCCACAAGACGAGCCGACCCCAGTCCCACAAGACGAGGTTGCCCCGGTCACCGAGGTGGGGACATTGAAGGCTACAGAAGTAGCtccaggagaggaggcggaccCTGACCAGGAGAAGCTGTCTTACCCCACACTTGATGAGGTTCAGCAGACCCTTGGCGAGTCCGGCGAAGACGATCAGATCCCGGTCCCTCAGGCGTTGGTTTTGCCTCCTTTCGATGAGACCCCCCAGGGTGGGAACTCCCCGCCAGAGGAGCCGACCCCAGTCCCACAAGACGAGCCGACCCCAGTCCCACAAGACGAGCCGACCCCAGTCCCACAAGACGAGGTTGCCCCGGTCACCGAGGTGGGGACATTGAAGGCTACAGAAGTAGcgccaggagaggaggcggaccCTGACCAGGAGAAGCTGTCTTACCCCACACTTGATGAGGTTCAGCAGACCCTTGGCGAGTCCGGCGAAGACGATCAGATCCCGGTCCCTCAGGCGTTGGTTTTGCCTCCTTTCGATGAGACCCCCCAGGGTGGGAACTCCCCGCCAGAGGAGCCGACCCCAGTCCCACAAGACGAGCCGACCCCAGTCCCACAAGACGAGGTTGCCCCGGTCACCGAGGTGGGGACATTGAAGGCTACAGAAGTAGcgccaggagaggaggcggaccCTGACCAGGAGAAGCTGTCTTACCCCACACTTGATGAGGTTCAGCAGACCCTTGGCGAGTCCGGCGAAGACGATCAGATCCCGGTCCCTCAGGCGTTGGTTTTGCCTCCTTTCGATGAGACCCCCCAGGGTGAGAACTCCCCGCCAGAGGAGCCGACCCCAGTCCCACAAGACGAGGTTGCCCCGGTCACCGAGGTGCGGAGATTGAAGGCTACAGAAGTAGcgccaggagaggaggcggaccCTGACCAGGAGAAGCTGTCTTACCCCACACTTGATGAGGTTCAGCAGACCCTTGGCGAGTCCGGCGAAGACGATCAGATCCCGGTCCCTCAGGCGTTGGTTTTGCCTCCTTTCGATGAGACCCCCCAGGGTGAGAACTCCCCGCCAGAGGAGCCGACCCCAGTCCCACAAGACGAGCCGACCCCAGTCCCACAAGACGAGGTTGCCCCGGTCACCGAGGTGCGGAGATTGAAGGCTACAGAAGTAGcgccaggagaggaggcggaccCTGACCAGGAGAAGCTGTCTTACCCCACACTTGATGAGGTTCAGCAGACCCTTGGCGAGTCCGGCGAAGACGATCAGATCCCGGTCCCTCAGGCGTTGGTTTTGCCTCCTTTCGATGAGACCCCCCAGGGTGAGAACTCCCAGCCAGAGGAGCCAACCCCAGTCCCACAAGACGAGGTTGCCCCGGTCACCGAGGTGCGGAGATTGAAGGCTACAGAAGTAGcgccaggagaggaggcggaccCTGACCAGGAGAAGCTGTCTTACCCCACACTTGATGAGGTTCAGCAGACCCTTGGCGAGTCCGGCGAAGACGATCAGATCCCGGTCCCTCAGGCGTTGGTTTTGCCTCCTTTCGATGAGACCCCCCAGGGTGGGAACTCCCCGCCAGAGGAGCCGACCCCAGTCCCACAAGACGAGCCGACCCCAGTCCCACAAGACGAGGTTGCCCCGGTCACCGAGGTGCGGAGATTGAAGGCTACAGAAGTAGcgccaggagaggaggcggaccCTGACCAGGAGAAGCTGTCTTACCCCACACTTGAGGAGGTTCAGCAGACCCTTGGCGAGTCCGGCGAAGACGATCAGATCCCGGTCCCTCAGGCGTTggcttctgcttctctcgaTGAGACCcccgaggcggaagacgcctCTCCCGAGGATGGAGCTTCGGAGGATAGCTCGCGTGAGGAGCcgacggaaggcgaggacggtTTTAACCCGTTATGGTGGCTTTAA